The sequence below is a genomic window from bacterium.
GCCGGCGGCCTTGGGCGTGTCGAATTGCGAATCGAGGTGCACGCCCAGGAAAGACCGCACGACGCGACCGTTTTCGATAAGCTGACGGGCGACGACCATGAACATATTGATCGGAATGGCAAACCCGATCCCTTCGCTGCCGCCGCTGTTGCTGGCGATGGCCGTGTTCACGCCGATCACTTCGCCCCGCAGGTTCAACAACGGCCCCCCGCTGTTGCCCGGGTTGATGGCGGCATCGGTCTGAAAGAAGTCCTGGTACTTCACGCCGGCGTGTCCGAGTTTGAGATCGCGACGGCCTTCGGCACTGACGATTCCATAGGTCACGGAATGACTCAGCCCGAAGGGACTGCCCACGGCCAATACGAAGTCGCCGATTTCGACCTTGTCGCTATCGCCCAGTCGTGCCGAGGTGAGATCGTCGGCCGTTACGGCCATCACAGCCACGTCCGTGCCGTCGTCGTCCCATTTGGCTGTCGGTTGCAATCGGCGACCGTCGGCCAGGGAGACCCTAATATTCTTCAGCGGTGCATCGCTGATAACGTGCCGGTTGGTCAGGACAAAGTGCTTTCCGTTCAGCTCGACAATCACCCCCGAGCCCGCCTCCTCGCGGGGCTTGCGGGCGCCGTAGTTGCTGACCGGCTGCCCGATCTTTTTGGCCTCCAGGTGGACGACGGTCGGTTTGACCAGCCGGACCGCCTGTTTCAGCACGCTGGCTTGTTCGATGGCCGCTGCATCGCGTGCCAATTGTTCATACAACTGATCTCTCGCGCTTCGCGATGGCGAACTGCCGTCACTTGTTTGGGCCACCAGCAGACCTGGGGCGGCTGCCATCGACAACACCACCAGAAGAAACAAGCAGACGCGAAAAGCTCGCCTCGGATCGCACGGCATGACGACAATCCCTTCGAATCGCAATCGGAACAAGAGGGGGCGCGCCGGAGGTCGGATCTCATACGCTTCAACAGATTGCCCTCCAACGCTGCCCCAGGGGGCAGGTCGGGAAGCAGGCCTCCCGGGCGCCATACTTTTCGGTCGGAACGACGATCAGGTCAGCTCAATTCCAGGTCGCCAACCGGAACGTCCAGGTCCATCGGATCGGCGTCGGAGACCCTGGCCCA
It includes:
- a CDS encoding trypsin-like serine protease, whose product is MAAAPGLLVAQTSDGSSPSRSARDQLYEQLARDAAAIEQASVLKQAVRLVKPTVVHLEAKKIGQPVSNYGARKPREEAGSGVIVELNGKHFVLTNRHVISDAPLKNIRVSLADGRRLQPTAKWDDDGTDVAVMAVTADDLTSARLGDSDKVEIGDFVLAVGSPFGLSHSVTYGIVSAEGRRDLKLGHAGVKYQDFFQTDAAINPGNSGGPLLNLRGEVIGVNTAIASNSGGSEGIGFAIPINMFMVVARQLIENGRVVRSFLGVHLDSQFDTPKAAG